GCCTGCTCCAAATTGTCGTTCATGATCCAATAGTCGAGGGAATCGGCCTGTTCCAATTCACGGTGGGCATTGCTCAGCCGCTGGGCCACGGACTCTTCGCTCTCCGTACCCCGCCCCCGCAAGCGCTGTTCGAGAACCTGCATCGAAGGGGGAAACAAGAAAATGAACGCGCCCTGGTGAAAGGCCTGGCGGAGTTGTCGAGCGCCCTGAACATCAATGTCAAAGAGGACATCCCGGCCCTCGTCCAGCATGCGTTGGACCGCAGGCCTGGAGGTCCCGTAAAAATGCCCATGAACTTGCGCCCATTCAGCCAGATCGCCGGTCTTGCGGAGATGGGAAAACGTGTCGGGGTCGACAAAATGATACTCCCGGCCGTCCACTTCACCGCCCCTGGGTAGCCGGGTGGTGTAGGACACGGAAAACGCCAAGCGAGTGAACTCATCGCGGAGTTTATTGAGCAGCGTACTTTTTCCCGTACCAGAGGGAGCACTGATCACCAGCAGGACGCCCTGGCGGGATCTCCTGGAAACCCCATCCATACTACTTTTCCTCATCCGCCATGTCGTCTCGGGTCGTAAAGCGCTGCCCGATGGTTTCGGCCTGGATAGCGGAGAGAATGACGTGGTTGGAGTCTGTGATGACGATGGAGCGGGTTTTCCGTCCTTGCGTCGCGTCGATCAGCCGCTTGTCCGCCTTGGCTTCCTCACGCAGGCGGCGCATCGGAGAAGAAGTGGGGTTGACAATGGTGATGATCCTGGAACTGACGACAAAATTGCCGTATCCGATATTCAAGAGGCTCGTCTTGGACATAATGCATTTCCTCGGCTGATGGTTGATGGAGCAGCTATTCCAGGTTTTGAACCTGCTCTCGACACTTCTCCAACTCCGCCTTGAACGCAACGACGTCACGGCTGAGGTCGGCGTCCTGGACCTTGTTGCCGCAGGTGGCGATCTCTCGCAAACACTCCTGAAACAGAAAATCCAGTCGCCTGCCGGAATCCGCAAGCTCGGTCAGTATGCGCACCGATTCCTCAAGGTGCGCGGAAAGCCGGGTGAGTTCCTCGCTGACGTCCTGCCGATCCGCGATCAGGGCGATTTCTTGCAAGAGCCGAGGCTCATCCAGAACAAGGGATGCGCCATCCGATCCGATTTTGATGTCCTGAAGCAGCGTGTTGACGCGCTCCCGCAGCATCTCAAGCCGTCTGGGCGCACGTTGCCCTACCTGTTCCTGAATTTCGGTTACGATCCGCTGCATACGCTCCAACCGTGCCAGAATATCATCACGCAGAATACAGCCTTCCCGGGACCGGAACTCCTGGACATCGTCCAAGACCATCAGGAGCCCGGTACCTAAAGACTGAACCATCGCCTTGGGCAGATCCCCGGCAGGGTCCCGCCAGAGGCTCGTCTGGTGCACCAATTGGTTCAGGTCGGGCTGAAATGGAAGGTCCGCCTTTCCCGCCAGCTCTCGAATTTGGTTAAGGATGCCTTGGGCTTGAATGATATCCAAAGTGGGACAGACCACATCAGGGCGGCTGAGCCGGAGGTCCAGGCTGATGTCCACCCGCCCACGGGCCAATCGGGAACGAACGACCTTTTCCCAGGCATGCTCCAGGCGACGGCAGTACCCCGGTATCCGCCATTTGACCTCCAAATACCGGGAATTGACCGTACGCACTTCCCAGTTTTGGCAGCCATAATCATCCTGAAAGGATATGCTCCCAAAGCCGGTCATGCTCCTGACCTGTCCCGAAACCGGGATGGTCATTGCTCCTCCTCGTCCACATTGGGCTTGGGTTTCTTTTTTCCAAAAAAATGAGCTACATAGATACTGACCTCATAGAGAATGATCAACGGACCGGACATCAGGATCTGGGTGATTCCATCCGGTGGTGTCAGAATGGCGGCCACAACGAAGGAGAGCAGGATAGCGTATTTGCGCTTTTTGCGCAGCGAGGCGGGCGTCACCAACCCGAGCCGTGCCAGGAAGAAAATAAACAGTGGCAACTCGAAGATCACACCAAAGGCCAGCAACAGCTTCAAGGAAAAGCTGAAATATTCCCTGAGGCTGGGCATGGGACGGATCATTTCGTCGGCATAACCCATGAAGAATTCAAAGCCGAAGGGAAAAACAACGAAATAGCAGAACAGGGCACCACTGATGAAAAACAGCGCGGAAATCACCGCGATGGGGATCATGTATTTTCGTTCGTGCTCGTAGAGCCCAGGGGCGATGAATTGCCAGATCTGGTAAAAGAGGTACGGACTGACCAAAAAGAGACCGGCCACAAAGGCCGTTTTGACATAGGTAAAAAAGGCCTCGGGCAGGCCCGTGAAGATCAAGGTGCTGTCCGGGGGCATGACCTCCATCAGCGGAGCCATCATGATCCCAAAAAGCTGCTTGGAAAACGCGTAGCAAATCAGAAAACCCAGGATCGTGGCCACGGCGCAACGGGTCAACCGGGTCCGCAGCTCTCCAAGGTGGTCCATGAGGGTCATTTCTTTCAAATCCTCGGAGGATTCCTGATGCTGCTCCGGATTGTTCTGGGTTGCCACGCTCATGCCGAGGCCTTGGTGTTTGAGGACGTGGATGGCTCAGATTGTTCTTCCCCACTCTGCTTGGCCTGGGCGGCATCGTCCTTCACGGTGGCTGCGGGAGCCTCCTGTGTGGTCCGTGGGTCTTCCAAGGAACCAGACGTCGTCATCGCCTGGTGCTGTTTCTCCACAGCGGGTGCATCGCGGCGCTCGGCATGGT
This is a stretch of genomic DNA from Desulfonatronum thioautotrophicum. It encodes these proteins:
- the gmk gene encoding guanylate kinase is translated as MDGVSRRSRQGVLLVISAPSGTGKSTLLNKLRDEFTRLAFSVSYTTRLPRGGEVDGREYHFVDPDTFSHLRKTGDLAEWAQVHGHFYGTSRPAVQRMLDEGRDVLFDIDVQGARQLRQAFHQGAFIFLFPPSMQVLEQRLRGRGTESEESVAQRLSNAHRELEQADSLDYWIMNDNLEQAYQDLRAVYLAETLRRSYHPRLQDDVLRGGSDPAA
- the tatC gene encoding twin-arginine translocase subunit TatC, whose translation is MTLMDHLGELRTRLTRCAVATILGFLICYAFSKQLFGIMMAPLMEVMPPDSTLIFTGLPEAFFTYVKTAFVAGLFLVSPYLFYQIWQFIAPGLYEHERKYMIPIAVISALFFISGALFCYFVVFPFGFEFFMGYADEMIRPMPSLREYFSFSLKLLLAFGVIFELPLFIFFLARLGLVTPASLRKKRKYAILLSFVVAAILTPPDGITQILMSGPLIILYEVSIYVAHFFGKKKPKPNVDEEEQ
- a CDS encoding YicC/YloC family endoribonuclease — protein: MTIPVSGQVRSMTGFGSISFQDDYGCQNWEVRTVNSRYLEVKWRIPGYCRRLEHAWEKVVRSRLARGRVDISLDLRLSRPDVVCPTLDIIQAQGILNQIRELAGKADLPFQPDLNQLVHQTSLWRDPAGDLPKAMVQSLGTGLLMVLDDVQEFRSREGCILRDDILARLERMQRIVTEIQEQVGQRAPRRLEMLRERVNTLLQDIKIGSDGASLVLDEPRLLQEIALIADRQDVSEELTRLSAHLEESVRILTELADSGRRLDFLFQECLREIATCGNKVQDADLSRDVVAFKAELEKCREQVQNLE
- a CDS encoding DUF370 domain-containing protein — encoded protein: MSKTSLLNIGYGNFVVSSRIITIVNPTSSPMRRLREEAKADKRLIDATQGRKTRSIVITDSNHVILSAIQAETIGQRFTTRDDMADEEK